In one window of Spiroplasma corruscae DNA:
- the plsX gene encoding phosphate acyltransferase PlsX, with translation MCYKIIAFDVMGSDNGLIPAIEATVQILKEINDLKVILVGDQEEIKKILQNLKYNSDRIEIVNTTQVINMNDGILEFRRKKDSSMVRAIELVNEDKADAIVTGGATAPFIAASHFILKEMKGVSRPAFMPVIPTIIKDKVTLLLDVGANIECDINDLTTFAILASAYSKVINKINEPLVGLLNVGEEKTKGQELHKETYVELEKNKKINFYGNIEARYITSGYVDIIVTDGYSGNIALKSAEGMGKNLLNEIKSALTKNIFRKLAALRLRKAFKEVSAKFDYKNHSGALLIGLNKIAFKSHGSSDKRSFYGTLKMTYNAIKNDVVNKLKEVLKNE, from the coding sequence ATGTGCTATAAAATAATTGCATTTGATGTTATGGGTTCAGATAATGGCCTTATACCAGCTATAGAAGCAACGGTTCAAATATTAAAGGAAATAAATGATTTAAAAGTTATACTTGTTGGTGACCAAGAAGAAATAAAGAAAATTCTTCAAAACCTTAAATATAACTCAGATAGAATAGAGATTGTTAACACTACTCAAGTTATTAATATGAACGATGGTATATTAGAATTTAGAAGAAAAAAAGATTCAAGTATGGTGAGGGCGATTGAATTAGTTAATGAAGATAAAGCGGATGCTATTGTTACTGGAGGAGCAACAGCTCCCTTTATTGCCGCTTCTCATTTTATTTTAAAAGAAATGAAAGGTGTATCAAGGCCGGCATTTATGCCAGTTATACCCACTATTATAAAAGATAAGGTAACCTTATTATTAGATGTTGGTGCTAATATTGAATGTGATATAAATGATTTAACAACTTTTGCTATTTTAGCAAGCGCATATTCAAAAGTTATTAATAAAATTAATGAACCACTAGTTGGTTTATTAAATGTAGGGGAAGAAAAAACAAAAGGACAGGAACTTCATAAGGAAACTTACGTAGAGTTAGAAAAAAATAAAAAGATTAATTTTTATGGAAACATTGAGGCTAGATATATTACATCAGGATATGTTGACATAATTGTAACTGATGGTTATAGTGGAAATATTGCATTAAAATCTGCTGAAGGAATGGGAAAAAACTTACTAAACGAAATTAAATCAGCTTTAACAAAAAATATTTTTAGAAAGTTGGCTGCCTTAAGATTAAGAAAAGCTTTTAAAGAAGTATCTGCAAAATTTGATTATAAAAACCATTCAGGTGCATTATTAATTGGTCTAAATAAAATTGCATTTAAGTCTCACGGTTCAAGCGATAAAAGATCATTTTATGGCACATTAAAAATGACATATAATGCCATTAAAAATGATGTTGTAAATAAATTGAAAGAAGTATTAAAAAATGAATAG
- a CDS encoding thiamine diphosphokinase — MKNKALVVCCESEIDITKFSDTHYLVGVERGCLDIIKKKRKIDLAVSDFDSVTKDELKLIESNSSKLIKLDCEKDNIDGIEAMDFTTEILGVSDITAIIKPTKRIDFNLSVIELINKYNVKIINDFSILFKLKKGITELNYLQYESFTYVSLFPLEKTNITIKNMKYNVENLIIDKLSTRAYSNEMLYNVNPILEIDNDLIIIFTK; from the coding sequence TTGAAAAATAAAGCATTAGTTGTATGTTGTGAATCTGAAATTGATATTACTAAGTTTAGTGACACTCATTATCTTGTTGGTGTTGAAAGAGGTTGCTTAGATATAATAAAGAAAAAAAGGAAGATTGATTTAGCTGTTTCGGATTTTGATAGTGTTACAAAAGATGAATTGAAATTAATTGAAAGTAACTCTAGTAAGTTAATTAAATTAGATTGTGAAAAAGATAATATAGATGGAATTGAAGCAATGGATTTCACTACAGAAATTCTAGGTGTTAGTGACATCACAGCTATAATTAAACCAACCAAAAGAATTGATTTTAATTTGTCGGTAATAGAATTAATAAATAAATATAATGTAAAAATTATTAACGATTTTTCAATTTTGTTTAAATTAAAAAAAGGAATAACCGAATTGAATTACTTACAATATGAGTCTTTTACTTATGTTTCTTTATTTCCGTTGGAAAAAACAAATATCACAATTAAAAATATGAAATATAATGTAGAAAATCTTATTATTGACAAATTATCTACAAGAGCTTACTCTAATGAAATGTTATATAACGTTAATCCAATATTAGAGATTGATAATGATTTAATAATAATTTTTACAAAATAA
- a CDS encoding FtsX-like permease family protein, translating into MKNILKSYFKLFIKLWVETIGVIAFLTIFTMLVVGMLATPLQLTMKTSSIENKTNLWNQQRQTIPALTNDFINNYFINYDVNTDKEIKLNNENYSITINTPEGGFFTKDSLTRIEEYAEYSKTHDAKYFCEETSVGNENQDCINEFVESSKIDLARSLIDSFYYYGDEHSLTIADGSDIEPLLVKDIFTNNGSWLNINNWSTRSVEDFIIYNIIKNIDDDKMDYNSFMNVVYNEPIQGTENQSYEFLLTSSTSLEYDYQTLNNLILEDINSRLPEINSEVVVSDSYAKNFNKKIGDEIEIKGKNFKIVGFGNKYSTLTPTYYSPFSTSIENYVQVYMKNSFFYETNDSYSFKNLFLTNNFETSNISGKMFRYYYENYVNFNDNNINLNNLLTNYIENGKPSLENELKGTSIFSPGASPFKDISQHKNISELNNLFIMTYIYLAIGVILFVLGFCFVIFILKKEINNTRNQLGVFKALGYRTNQLTWIFALKNFVSMSISIIIGYLLSFPFQIDSAEKQFKSLVTFKFDYIYHDPIFIILLVVLIPLTFSLFAYFIIFRVLNASALDLIQKQTKRNKKSYFILSLQVLFFPFLIFTLINYLILNYSKKYNKWFSFKLQNAFVSDNKGKFLLIVSLFGISAFLFTTQLKAIPVLKNMFESGYNIYNKDVNHYYNFRKVNNVKYSDSGLMRNNILPDYKISYSDIEEDKEKYIKENILYSGKISLLADSISNFRNKVLNNEDLKEYKAYLNILCNTTFLMYPLNFDDTSIDVEKWIKENLLPLLLTSDENEIKEKVDKILISSPNLLTIKPIEGDKNTGIYTNDIAKYVCVSLPDYNGDCNNVNEFRTYAKNINNKTSFNNFNEQANTNEQFPVISTALRDWISAFILSDSSINPFIAANKVLFDKQRELLTLNLKFFVENNQDVDVTGANIILTDTNNNYGNPKIIFNWSSISDDAYKSLLEDNKNYTNGLISYRLSRLLNLGVGDTFEINVGQTTHKELIKVSGIIDDNTLLEEIYVDYNVMMNKVGKSIISNRVVFSNLYSTMDASEGEIDLTNIRKSIDTFKNKRDLFSYASTTKKPWLASNLDLYLNQISKTSNSSNSIFDNLKKAAKYINDNYLEAPYNQSFFINPGVITLPILKELIDSILGEVQKSLLTYVIIDIFLLTILLIVLMNVIINDAINIITVMRSMGYTNKKINWMIMGKYIVYSFIGFLIGYGMSVVLWYLIQYIVWMKFKVAVIIPTLVWIPFVSAIVLGTILYIGWLAATIQIKKKPLTLLIT; encoded by the coding sequence ATGAAAAATATTTTAAAGTCATATTTTAAGTTATTTATAAAGTTATGAGTGGAAACAATTGGTGTAATTGCATTTTTAACAATTTTTACTATGCTTGTAGTAGGTATGTTAGCAACGCCATTACAGTTAACTATGAAAACAAGTAGTATTGAAAATAAAACAAATTTATGAAACCAACAAAGACAAACTATTCCAGCTCTAACAAATGATTTTATAAATAATTACTTTATTAACTACGATGTTAATACCGATAAAGAAATTAAACTAAATAACGAAAATTATTCTATAACTATAAACACCCCTGAAGGTGGTTTTTTTACTAAGGATTCATTAACTAGAATTGAAGAGTATGCTGAGTATTCAAAGACACATGATGCTAAATATTTTTGTGAAGAAACAAGTGTAGGTAATGAAAATCAAGATTGTATTAATGAGTTTGTAGAGTCATCTAAAATAGATCTTGCAAGAAGTTTAATTGATTCTTTTTATTATTATGGAGATGAGCATAGTCTAACAATTGCTGATGGTAGTGATATTGAACCATTACTTGTAAAAGATATTTTTACTAATAATGGAAGTTGATTAAATATTAATAATTGATCAACAAGAAGTGTAGAAGATTTTATAATTTACAACATTATAAAAAACATTGATGATGATAAAATGGATTATAATTCTTTTATGAATGTTGTTTATAATGAACCAATACAGGGAACTGAAAATCAATCATACGAGTTTCTTTTAACTTCATCAACAAGTCTTGAATATGATTATCAAACTTTGAATAATTTAATTTTAGAGGATATCAATAGCAGACTACCAGAAATAAATTCAGAGGTAGTGGTAAGTGATAGTTATGCAAAAAACTTTAATAAAAAAATTGGTGATGAGATAGAGATAAAAGGTAAAAACTTTAAAATAGTAGGTTTTGGTAATAAGTATTCAACTTTAACACCAACATACTATTCTCCTTTTAGTACTTCAATTGAAAATTATGTACAAGTGTATATGAAAAATAGTTTTTTTTATGAAACAAATGATAGTTATTCTTTTAAAAATCTTTTCCTAACAAATAACTTTGAAACTAGTAATATAAGTGGAAAAATGTTTAGATATTATTATGAAAATTATGTAAATTTTAATGATAATAATATTAATTTAAACAATCTACTAACAAATTATATTGAAAATGGTAAACCTTCTTTAGAAAATGAGTTAAAAGGCACATCAATATTTTCACCAGGAGCTAGTCCCTTTAAAGATATTTCACAACACAAAAATATTAGTGAACTTAATAATTTATTTATTATGACCTATATTTATTTAGCTATAGGAGTTATACTTTTTGTATTAGGTTTTTGTTTTGTGATATTTATTTTAAAAAAAGAAATAAACAATACAAGAAATCAATTAGGGGTTTTTAAAGCACTAGGTTATAGAACAAATCAGTTAACCTGAATATTTGCTCTAAAAAATTTTGTATCTATGTCAATTTCTATTATTATTGGATATTTATTGTCATTTCCATTTCAAATAGATTCTGCAGAAAAACAGTTTAAATCATTGGTAACATTTAAGTTCGATTATATTTATCATGATCCAATATTTATAATTCTTCTTGTAGTGTTAATACCATTAACATTCTCACTATTCGCTTACTTTATAATATTTAGGGTCTTAAATGCAAGTGCGTTAGATTTAATTCAAAAACAGACTAAACGTAATAAGAAAAGCTATTTTATTCTTTCGTTGCAAGTTTTATTCTTTCCATTTTTAATATTTACATTAATAAATTACTTGATTTTGAATTATTCAAAAAAATATAATAAGTGATTCTCTTTTAAACTTCAAAATGCATTTGTGAGTGATAATAAAGGAAAGTTTTTATTAATTGTTTCATTATTTGGTATAAGTGCATTCTTATTTACAACTCAGCTTAAAGCAATCCCGGTTCTTAAAAATATGTTTGAATCTGGATATAATATATATAACAAAGATGTAAATCATTACTATAATTTTAGAAAAGTTAATAATGTGAAGTATTCAGATAGTGGATTAATGAGAAACAATATTTTACCTGATTATAAAATTTCATATAGTGACATTGAAGAGGATAAAGAAAAATATATAAAAGAAAATATATTATATAGTGGAAAAATATCATTACTAGCAGATTCAATATCAAATTTTAGAAATAAAGTACTTAATAATGAAGATTTAAAAGAGTATAAAGCATATTTAAATATTCTTTGCAATACCACATTTTTAATGTATCCTTTAAACTTCGATGATACTAGTATAGATGTTGAAAAATGAATAAAAGAAAATCTACTTCCATTATTATTAACAAGTGATGAAAACGAAATAAAAGAGAAAGTTGACAAAATATTAATATCTAGTCCTAACTTATTAACCATTAAACCAATCGAAGGTGATAAAAATACAGGTATATATACAAATGATATTGCAAAATATGTTTGTGTTTCACTACCTGATTATAATGGTGATTGTAATAACGTCAATGAATTTAGAACTTATGCAAAGAATATAAATAATAAAACTAGTTTTAACAATTTTAATGAACAAGCTAACACTAATGAGCAGTTTCCAGTTATTAGTACAGCATTAAGGGATTGGATATCTGCTTTTATATTAAGTGATAGTTCAATCAACCCTTTTATAGCCGCTAATAAAGTACTCTTTGATAAGCAAAGAGAATTACTTACATTAAACCTTAAATTTTTTGTAGAAAATAATCAAGATGTAGATGTAACTGGAGCAAATATAATTCTTACTGATACAAATAATAATTATGGTAATCCTAAAATTATTTTTAACTGATCTTCAATAAGTGATGATGCATATAAAAGTCTATTGGAAGATAATAAAAATTATACAAATGGACTAATATCTTATAGGTTATCAAGATTATTAAATTTAGGTGTCGGTGACACTTTTGAAATAAATGTTGGTCAAACTACGCATAAAGAATTAATTAAAGTATCTGGTATTATTGATGACAATACATTATTAGAAGAAATATATGTTGATTATAATGTGATGATGAATAAAGTTGGTAAATCTATTATTTCTAATAGAGTAGTATTTTCTAATTTGTATAGCACAATGGATGCTAGTGAAGGTGAGATTGATTTAACTAATATAAGAAAATCAATAGATACTTTTAAAAATAAAAGAGATCTATTCTCATATGCTTCTACTACTAAAAAGCCCTGATTAGCTTCTAATCTAGATCTTTACTTAAATCAAATATCAAAAACAAGTAATAGTTCTAATTCTATATTTGATAATTTAAAGAAAGCAGCAAAATATATTAATGATAATTATTTGGAAGCACCGTATAACCAATCATTCTTTATTAATCCTGGAGTAATAACTTTACCAATATTAAAAGAGTTAATTGATAGTATATTGGGTGAAGTACAAAAATCATTACTTACTTATGTAATAATAGACATATTCTTACTCACAATTCTATTAATAGTTTTAATGAATGTAATAATTAATGATGCAATAAATATAATTACTGTTATGAGATCAATGGGTTATACTAACAAAAAAATTAATTGAATGATAATGGGAAAATATATAGTCTACTCCTTTATTGGGTTTTTAATCGGCTACGGAATGTCCGTTGTGTTATGATATTTAATACAGTACATTGTTTGAATGAAATTCAAAGTTGCAGTTATAATACCAACTTTAGTTTGGATACCATTTGTCTCGGCAATAGTTCTTGGTACCATATTATATATAGGGTGACTTGCAGCAACAATCCAGATTAAGAAAAAACCACTAACATTGCTAATAACATAA
- a CDS encoding DAK2 domain-containing protein has translation MKKLQTLKNMITSGVNNIYNNYPKIDKLNVFPVPDGDTGTNMNLTCTNGLAEIEDVNFENAYELMSKFSRGLIMGARGNSGVIFSQIIKGFSVGFKVDDSQSVASWKNAFKNAKEVAYSAVMKPVEGTILTVIRETSDAVNLLEDNLKIEDFWLNVIKASKQSLDKTPELLPVLKEVGVVDSGGYGLVKFFEGMENYIRVGKIITRTKKLEENTGNNIELDNIDEFGYCTEAIVNLMDDYIDSLNVDVVRSTLEGYGNTSIVVVTDSDILKIHTHALMPGQVLTFLQQYGEFKSIKVENMTLQAEKHTTAKAKKNSLINDNDRKRELKNEIASISVARSKGIADYFKEQLVIDYVINAGSKMNPSTNDFLEAIEKVDAKTVYIFPNDSNVLLAAKQAKDLEKHSKVVVIETTTIPEGITAYLNLDPDETIKKNESSINKALKNVTSIAVNKAARDAKIDNVEIKKNQYMALVNRKVAIATDNLNETLTKVLSKNINSKTEILTIFTGIDATYKDVSNLRKYLDENFDVEYELVDGGQEVYTFIIGIE, from the coding sequence ATGAAAAAATTGCAAACCTTAAAGAACATGATAACTAGTGGAGTTAATAATATTTATAATAATTATCCTAAAATTGATAAACTAAATGTTTTTCCAGTTCCAGACGGAGATACAGGAACAAATATGAATTTAACCTGTACAAATGGTTTAGCCGAAATAGAAGATGTAAACTTTGAAAATGCTTATGAGTTAATGTCAAAATTTTCAAGAGGTTTAATAATGGGAGCCAGAGGAAATTCTGGTGTAATTTTTTCACAAATAATTAAAGGATTCTCAGTAGGATTTAAAGTTGATGATAGTCAATCTGTTGCTTCTTGAAAAAATGCGTTTAAAAATGCAAAAGAGGTAGCGTATAGTGCTGTTATGAAACCTGTTGAAGGTACAATTTTAACAGTAATTAGAGAAACTAGTGATGCAGTCAATTTATTAGAAGATAATTTAAAAATAGAAGATTTTTGATTAAATGTAATAAAAGCTTCTAAACAATCATTAGATAAAACACCTGAATTACTTCCAGTTCTTAAAGAAGTTGGTGTAGTTGATAGTGGTGGATATGGGTTAGTTAAGTTTTTTGAAGGAATGGAAAACTACATTCGAGTAGGTAAGATAATAACAAGAACAAAAAAACTTGAAGAAAATACAGGTAATAATATCGAACTTGATAATATTGATGAGTTTGGTTATTGTACTGAAGCAATAGTTAACCTAATGGATGATTATATTGATTCTTTAAATGTTGATGTTGTTAGAAGTACATTAGAAGGATATGGTAATACTTCAATAGTTGTTGTAACTGATTCTGATATTCTAAAAATACATACACATGCTCTTATGCCTGGACAAGTTTTGACTTTCTTGCAACAATATGGAGAATTTAAGTCTATAAAAGTAGAAAATATGACTTTACAAGCAGAAAAACATACAACTGCAAAAGCTAAGAAAAACTCTTTAATCAATGATAATGATAGAAAAAGAGAGTTAAAAAACGAAATAGCATCAATTTCAGTTGCTAGATCAAAAGGTATCGCTGATTATTTTAAAGAACAATTAGTTATTGATTATGTTATTAATGCAGGTTCTAAAATGAACCCTTCAACAAATGATTTTTTAGAGGCAATAGAAAAAGTCGATGCAAAAACTGTTTATATATTCCCAAATGACTCAAATGTCTTACTAGCAGCTAAACAGGCAAAAGATTTAGAAAAACATTCAAAGGTTGTTGTTATTGAAACAACAACAATACCCGAAGGAATAACAGCTTATTTAAATTTAGACCCAGATGAGACAATCAAAAAAAATGAGTCTTCTATTAATAAAGCATTAAAAAATGTTACTTCAATCGCTGTTAATAAAGCAGCGAGAGATGCAAAAATTGATAATGTTGAGATTAAGAAAAATCAATATATGGCATTGGTTAATAGAAAAGTTGCAATTGCTACTGATAATTTAAATGAAACATTAACAAAAGTGTTATCAAAAAATATAAACTCTAAAACAGAGATTTTAACTATCTTTACAGGTATTGATGCAACTTATAAAGATGTTAGTAATTTAAGAAAATATCTTGATGAAAATTTTGACGTTGAATATGAATTAGTAGATGGTGGACAAGAAGTGTATACTTTTATCATAGGTATTGAATAA
- the msrA gene encoding peptide-methionine (S)-S-oxide reductase MsrA, whose product MKEIVLGAGCFWGTQAFFDRIKGVKSTLVGYANGNLDNVTYEQVCKGNTGFIEVCKISFDEGILNLNTILEKFFRIIDPTIENRQGNDFGTQYQSAIFYNLMDKDEFVPVINSFFNSVKSNYNNEIKTRVDVLKNFVKAEEYHQKYLDKNPSGYCHIDLNKAND is encoded by the coding sequence ATGAAAGAAATAGTATTAGGTGCTGGCTGTTTTTGGGGAACACAAGCATTTTTTGATAGGATAAAAGGTGTAAAATCAACTTTAGTTGGCTATGCTAATGGTAATTTAGATAACGTTACTTATGAACAAGTATGTAAAGGAAACACTGGTTTTATTGAAGTATGTAAAATAAGTTTTGATGAAGGTATATTAAATCTTAATACAATATTAGAAAAGTTCTTTAGAATCATTGACCCAACAATTGAAAACCGACAAGGTAATGATTTTGGAACACAGTATCAATCTGCAATATTTTATAATTTAATGGATAAGGATGAATTTGTTCCAGTTATAAATAGTTTTTTTAATAGTGTAAAAAGTAACTATAATAACGAAATAAAAACTAGAGTTGATGTTCTAAAAAACTTTGTTAAAGCCGAAGAGTATCATCAAAAATATTTAGATAAAAACCCAAGTGGATATTGTCATATTGATCTTAATAAAGCTAATGATTAA
- the rnc gene encoding ribonuclease III, protein MNSIKKFFENLNVIVNNQSIYEEALTHNSFANENRLSRNYQRLEFLGDAIIQLKVSEYLFNKFDKANEGVLTKTRSAVVREESLAIISRSIGLGKLIRLGIGELDSEGYNKDSILSDVYESITAAIYLDSDSESLNNWLSNTLFKEINLNNFLEEVSDYKSELQELIQLEMRNELVYKLFSQQKDNNNQIVFTAHVMIDNMLYGVGKGTSKKRAEQLAAKDALSKIKKSKTQ, encoded by the coding sequence ATGAATAGTATAAAGAAGTTTTTTGAAAATTTAAATGTAATAGTTAATAATCAAAGTATATATGAAGAAGCATTAACTCATAACTCATTTGCTAATGAAAATAGATTATCAAGGAATTATCAAAGATTAGAATTTTTAGGTGATGCTATTATCCAATTAAAAGTTAGTGAGTATTTGTTTAATAAGTTTGATAAAGCCAATGAAGGAGTTCTTACTAAAACTAGAAGCGCTGTGGTAAGAGAAGAATCATTGGCAATAATTTCAAGGTCAATTGGTTTAGGTAAATTAATAAGACTTGGAATTGGTGAATTAGATTCTGAAGGTTATAATAAGGACTCAATATTATCTGATGTCTATGAATCTATAACTGCTGCAATTTATTTAGATAGTGATAGCGAAAGTCTAAACAATTGGCTAAGTAATACGTTATTTAAAGAGATTAATTTAAACAATTTTTTAGAAGAAGTATCTGATTATAAATCTGAATTACAAGAATTAATACAATTAGAAATGAGAAATGAATTAGTTTATAAATTATTCTCACAACAAAAAGATAACAACAATCAAATTGTATTTACAGCCCACGTTATGATAGATAATATGTTATATGGAGTCGGAAAGGGCACAAGTAAGAAAAGGGCTGAGCAACTCGCAGCTAAAGATGCATTATCAAAAATAAAAAAAAGTAAGACACAATAA
- a CDS encoding Asp23/Gls24 family envelope stress response protein, producing METNIIDTIKNTIYTIPGIASFANYLIDSYDVVTDDVTKAVEISIFENIYKVKLHLVLFNGVNIKDVLSEVQSRLKYELEKKYNFKNNFIIDVVVDDLK from the coding sequence GTGGAAACTAATATAATTGATACTATTAAAAATACAATATATACTATTCCAGGAATTGCATCTTTTGCAAATTATCTAATTGATTCATATGATGTTGTAACTGATGATGTTACAAAAGCAGTTGAAATATCAATATTTGAAAATATCTATAAAGTTAAATTACATCTTGTGTTATTCAATGGTGTCAACATTAAGGATGTCTTATCAGAAGTTCAATCACGACTTAAATATGAGTTAGAAAAGAAGTATAACTTTAAAAATAATTTTATTATTGATGTAGTTGTTGATGACTTAAAATAA
- a CDS encoding ribulose-phosphate 3-epimerase, whose translation MSNKIAAASILTANFLELNKELNKLKDSKVKWIHYDVMDYNFVPNLSFGTKILKDICDNFNFNIDIHFMVRLDDKWCVNNYLDSFYHNNVKQFTFHIESILENKMKLISNYCKEKGINFSIAINPDTDVQKLTSYLEIIDNVLVMSVNPGFGGQSFIINTLKKIEQLYKIRQKNHLSYSIQVDGGINNQTIDIVKKAGADVLVAGSYLLNNNLSIDEIKKRVIEIEK comes from the coding sequence ATGAGTAATAAAATAGCTGCAGCTAGTATTTTAACAGCAAACTTTTTAGAATTAAATAAAGAACTAAATAAATTAAAAGATTCTAAAGTTAAATGAATTCATTATGATGTAATGGATTATAATTTTGTACCAAACTTATCTTTTGGTACAAAAATACTCAAAGACATTTGTGATAATTTTAATTTTAATATTGACATTCATTTTATGGTAAGGCTTGATGATAAATGATGTGTAAATAATTACCTAGATTCTTTCTATCATAATAATGTAAAACAATTTACTTTTCATATTGAATCAATCTTAGAAAATAAAATGAAACTAATTTCTAATTATTGTAAGGAAAAAGGCATAAATTTCTCTATTGCTATTAACCCTGATACAGATGTTCAAAAATTAACAAGTTATTTAGAAATAATTGATAATGTTTTAGTAATGAGTGTAAATCCTGGTTTTGGTGGACAATCATTTATAATTAATACATTAAAAAAAATTGAGCAATTATATAAAATTAGACAAAAAAATCATTTAAGCTATTCAATCCAAGTAGATGGCGGAATTAACAATCAAACAATTGATATAGTGAAGAAAGCAGGCGCAGATGTATTGGTTGCTGGTAGTTATTTGTTAAATAATAATTTGAGTATTGATGAAATTAAGAAAAGAGTTATAGAAATTGAAAAATAA
- the rpmB gene encoding 50S ribosomal protein L28 yields the protein MARKDSLTGKGPIFSNSRSHAMNANKKKWNLNLQKVKLIDESGKLITTKVSARTLRTLKKNSQLVK from the coding sequence ATGGCAAGAAAAGATTCATTAACTGGTAAAGGACCAATTTTTAGTAACTCAAGATCACATGCTATGAATGCTAATAAGAAAAAATGAAACCTTAACCTACAAAAAGTAAAACTTATTGATGAAAGCGGAAAACTAATTACAACTAAAGTTTCTGCAAGAACTTTAAGAACATTGAAAAAAAATAGTCAACTAGTTAAATAA
- the rsgA gene encoding ribosome small subunit-dependent GTPase A gives MKLGIVLKILSEFVYVFFENTIYICNTKGNLRHNKEIPITGDQVFFEIINKDKNQGMIQKINPRKNQLYRPKIANIDQAIIVTSLREPNFNTLTLNKYLFFIETLSIEPVLLFTKTDLLNKDDKDYLKALEYFKLGYKTIFISNVFKVDEDFHSLEEVVKDKVSVFTGQTGAGKSTTLNNLIPNLFEKTQEISKSLNRGKHTTTKNELFHYNSGLIADSPGFSSFQLKDISPIDITNGIRLFKNYRMKCKFNNCIHINTPKCEVIKQLELNNIPKFIYNDYVKVQNELKDSFKKG, from the coding sequence TTGAAATTAGGAATAGTTCTAAAAATACTAAGTGAATTTGTTTATGTATTTTTTGAAAACACAATATACATATGTAATACAAAAGGGAATCTAAGACATAACAAGGAAATTCCAATAACAGGAGATCAAGTGTTTTTTGAAATAATTAATAAAGATAAAAATCAAGGTATGATACAAAAAATTAATCCAAGAAAAAATCAACTATATAGGCCTAAAATTGCAAATATTGATCAAGCAATTATTGTTACATCTCTAAGAGAACCTAATTTTAATACACTTACACTTAATAAATATTTGTTTTTTATTGAGACTTTATCAATCGAACCTGTATTATTATTCACAAAGACGGATCTCTTAAATAAAGATGATAAAGATTATTTAAAAGCATTAGAGTATTTCAAACTAGGTTATAAAACTATATTCATTAGTAATGTATTTAAAGTAGATGAGGATTTTCATTCATTAGAAGAAGTTGTTAAAGATAAGGTGTCGGTATTTACAGGTCAAACCGGAGCGGGCAAATCTACAACTTTAAATAACTTAATACCAAATTTATTTGAAAAGACACAGGAGATATCAAAGTCTTTAAATAGAGGTAAACATACCACAACTAAAAATGAATTATTTCATTATAATAGTGGTTTAATAGCAGATTCACCTGGTTTCTCATCATTTCAATTAAAAGATATAAGTCCAATTGATATCACAAATGGCATTCGTCTTTTTAAAAATTATAGAATGAAATGCAAATTTAATAATTGCATTCATATTAACACGCCTAAATGTGAGGTCATTAAGCAATTAGAATTAAATAATATACCTAAATTTATTTATAATGATTATGTAAAAGTCCAAAATGAATTAAAAGATTCATTTAAGAAAGGTTAA